A genome region from Bacillaceae bacterium IKA-2 includes the following:
- a CDS encoding DUF4179 domain-containing protein — MKNIEKRLDEEKKRIASLKAPEELESKLRSALNTNVSRKSNRFTYIWKLAAVAIFFMMIVGYNYNAFAFYGKKLIGFDELITGTLKDLNEEGMGQIIEKKTTLVDGTELTINGIMTDANQMIIYYTLANPVGIEDTTTTRNDFWASKITGFLTNASAESGVSSINDAGTELKGKMHFEPASPFSKKLTLHFLQHLQNGQVTGGTVSFPYNPNKAMQTQIKQSIKKTMTVDKGTIRFDSITATPTMTVIKGSLNVDNFDRVNLGLHGIELIVNGMSVEIIGSSNRSSLKGSKFDIRFDALPEELNSIELVMKEFFGYQKLEEKIHLASMSDKQINLSGKELRVKDVATTSQGVEIRIATDDDVMLDGVSIERLKEKTSLKTTVNQTLTTQADGRMMKERTLLFETKVEPEYLLIEGIHYLKQYDKKIEIPVD, encoded by the coding sequence ATGAAAAACATTGAAAAACGATTGGACGAAGAGAAGAAACGTATTGCATCCTTAAAAGCACCAGAAGAATTAGAATCAAAATTAAGAAGTGCTCTAAACACAAATGTTTCTCGAAAGTCGAATCGATTTACGTATATCTGGAAGTTAGCAGCTGTCGCGATATTTTTTATGATGATTGTTGGATATAATTACAATGCTTTCGCCTTCTATGGCAAGAAACTAATCGGGTTTGATGAACTGATTACTGGCACTTTGAAAGATCTAAATGAAGAAGGCATGGGGCAAATTATTGAAAAAAAGACTACGTTAGTAGACGGAACAGAACTAACTATTAATGGAATTATGACGGATGCAAATCAAATGATCATTTATTATACATTAGCAAATCCAGTGGGAATTGAAGATACTACTACTACAAGAAATGATTTTTGGGCCTCGAAGATAACAGGATTTTTAACCAATGCCAGTGCTGAAAGTGGAGTTTCATCAATCAATGACGCTGGTACAGAGTTAAAAGGAAAAATGCATTTTGAACCGGCAAGTCCATTTTCAAAAAAATTAACATTACACTTTTTGCAACATCTACAAAACGGCCAGGTAACAGGAGGAACTGTTTCTTTTCCTTATAATCCAAACAAAGCAATGCAAACCCAAATTAAACAGTCGATAAAGAAAACGATGACTGTTGATAAAGGTACCATTAGATTTGACTCTATTACTGCGACACCAACAATGACCGTGATTAAGGGATCATTAAATGTCGATAATTTCGATCGAGTCAATCTCGGACTACATGGGATCGAATTAATCGTTAATGGAATGTCCGTAGAAATTATTGGTAGCAGCAACCGATCGTCACTCAAGGGAAGTAAGTTCGATATCCGTTTTGATGCCTTACCAGAAGAATTAAATTCAATAGAACTAGTAATGAAAGAGTTTTTCGGATATCAAAAGCTAGAAGAAAAAATTCACCTTGCTTCGATGAGTGATAAGCAGATTAATCTGAGCGGAAAAGAATTACGGGTGAAAGATGTAGCAACTACCTCACAAGGAGTTGAAATAAGGATTGCTACAGATGATGATGTGATGCTTGACGGAGTTTCTATTGAAAGATTAAAAGAGAAAACGTCTTTAAAAACAACAGTAAACCAAACCTTAACAACGCAAGCAGACGGACGAATGATGAAAGAGCGTACCTTGTTATTTGAAACAAAGGTAGAGCCAGAATACCTACTTATTGAAGGTATACATTATCTGAAACAATACGATAAAAAAATTGAAATACCGGTCGATTGA
- a CDS encoding DUF3231 family protein, protein MLFQESLMATAGIGNYGLAVAHSQRKDVGLTYVRLFGEAIEYASEGGKLMVDRGMEQPPLASDRESLVNK, encoded by the coding sequence ATGCTGTTCCAAGAAAGTTTGATGGCAACTGCTGGAATAGGAAACTATGGGTTGGCCGTTGCGCATAGCCAAAGAAAAGATGTAGGGCTTACATATGTCCGGTTATTTGGAGAGGCGATCGAATATGCATCCGAGGGAGGGAAATTAATGGTGGATAGAGGGATGGAGCAACCACCCTTAGCTAGCGACAGAGAGAGTTTAGTTAATAAATAA
- a CDS encoding prolyl oligopeptidase family serine peptidase produces the protein MIKAKDSKEEFAPKTYRTIIEVEDWGPAITKLIVNLGEEISENSLISSAFDVFVERRETRDGIYILGDSKGYRTVTNAYISDESGNRVNGSSNFVILEMEYGPALSLSSPMNFNISNFTNDWIESEYTITQVEDVGTISGLVINQSSGETRVLVDRFSTGKATYGDSTLTYADYAPAEANNKNRLIVWLHGMGEGGTDPTITLAGNKVVNFITDEVQEYFRGAYVLSPQTPTYWMDGFESFGDGTSKYQEALMSLIEDYVANNPDIDPNKVYIGGISNGGYMTMLMIRDYPEYFASAFVAAEALDDELITEEDLNNIAQTPIWFVHTANDPTVNPETTVLPTYDRLVDAGADVHLSYYDDVRDLSGLYTNEDGSPYEYNGHWSWIYLYNNDPSTVIDGEEISILEWVTRYENEAKTYDRVLEDKDSDVEDTGSNGENDL, from the coding sequence GTGATAAAAGCCAAGGATAGTAAAGAAGAATTTGCTCCAAAAACCTATCGTACAATCATCGAAGTGGAGGACTGGGGTCCGGCAATCACTAAGTTAATTGTTAACTTAGGCGAAGAAATATCTGAAAATTCATTAATTTCAAGTGCATTTGATGTTTTCGTTGAAAGACGCGAAACGAGAGATGGGATTTATATATTAGGTGATTCCAAAGGGTACCGAACAGTTACGAACGCTTATATTTCCGATGAATCTGGAAATCGAGTAAATGGAAGTAGTAATTTTGTGATATTAGAAATGGAATATGGACCGGCTCTTTCTTTAAGCTCTCCAATGAATTTTAATATATCTAATTTTACAAATGATTGGATTGAAAGCGAATATACAATTACCCAAGTAGAAGATGTTGGCACTATTTCCGGTTTAGTCATCAATCAATCTTCCGGTGAAACGAGAGTACTTGTAGATCGATTTTCAACTGGGAAAGCAACATATGGCGATAGTACCTTAACATACGCGGACTATGCACCGGCTGAAGCTAATAATAAAAATCGATTAATCGTTTGGTTACATGGAATGGGTGAAGGTGGAACCGATCCGACAATAACGCTTGCTGGAAATAAAGTAGTTAATTTTATAACAGATGAGGTTCAAGAATATTTTCGCGGCGCTTATGTTTTATCACCACAAACACCAACTTATTGGATGGATGGGTTTGAATCATTTGGTGATGGAACATCGAAATATCAAGAAGCACTTATGAGTCTAATCGAGGATTATGTAGCCAATAACCCTGATATTGACCCTAATAAAGTTTATATCGGCGGTATATCAAATGGCGGATATATGACCATGCTGATGATTCGTGATTACCCTGAATACTTCGCATCGGCTTTCGTAGCTGCCGAAGCTTTAGACGATGAATTAATTACGGAGGAAGATCTGAATAATATTGCTCAAACGCCAATATGGTTTGTTCATACAGCAAATGATCCGACTGTTAACCCAGAAACTACCGTATTACCGACTTATGATCGTTTAGTCGATGCTGGTGCAGATGTACATTTAAGTTACTATGATGATGTACGTGATTTATCAGGCTTGTACACAAATGAAGATGGATCTCCATACGAGTATAATGGTCACTGGTCCTGGATCTATTTATATAATAATGATCCATCCACAGTAATCGATGGTGAAGAAATATCGATTCTAGAATGGGTTACCAGATATGAAAATGAGGCAAAGACCTATGATCGAGTACTAGAAGATAAAGATTCTGATGTTGAGGACACTGGATCCAACGGCGAAAATGATCTATGA
- a CDS encoding DUF3231 family protein: MLQHIEDPDIKLLVDTCHSLLKKHIDMYYSIFNKDGFPIPRGTQLEDINLEANRLYSDVYYINYIKNVAKFALISHPFLID; this comes from the coding sequence ATTTTACAGCACATAGAAGATCCCGATATTAAATTGTTGGTTGACACTTGCCATTCGCTATTGAAAAAGCATATAGATATGTATTATTCCATTTTTAATAAAGATGGATTTCCGATTCCAAGAGGAACTCAATTAGAAGACATCAACTTAGAGGCTAATCGGCTTTATTCTGACGTATACTATATTAATTATATAAAAAATGTGGCGAAGTTTGCTCTAATTTCTCACCCTTTTCTGATAGATTGA
- a CDS encoding serine hydrolase domain-containing protein, with product MRKKILFSIATTAIIIFSFVFSYSFTSEAFSMNLSTKDKLDQYIENVAKKLAIPGMTVAISHKGELIYSEAFGKDVHQDTRFYIGSTSKTFTALAVMQLVEQGKVDLDQSVATYLKDFTVSNQITVRHLLQHVSGMTEFDYISKLPDDAKFSDLIQDMNQMSLTYVPGEQFSYFNPNYSLLGAIIENMSGQSYVDYLEQHIIQPLGLQNTSLIGEVDTTGHLSFFGLSIKRTEPHIEYDLPAGFITSTAEDVVRFFEAIRMIDPIVGVSPEGIDEMKSSDFFYGMGLMIGEIAGQPAIFHGGALPGYTSDAVMLTEDEYSIVYLINKNHLLNGFVFNPDLTSGIVSLLTEQEPPTRVNYFWIYRLLFILFAATIIYNMINISKMIVKPKPKTIRQRVTAAITNLVIPVAVIIGIPIISGVVMQRGMTWELAFLVMPDMIAWLYIALSIHLIQSAVHFVFIVKHYLRLR from the coding sequence ATGAGGAAAAAAATATTATTTTCTATTGCTACAACGGCAATAATTATTTTTAGTTTCGTATTTTCTTATTCATTTACTTCAGAAGCATTTTCGATGAATCTATCCACCAAGGATAAATTAGATCAATACATTGAAAATGTAGCTAAAAAACTAGCGATCCCTGGTATGACGGTTGCTATATCGCATAAAGGTGAGCTGATCTATAGCGAAGCTTTCGGTAAAGATGTTCATCAAGATACCCGCTTTTATATCGGTTCAACGTCAAAAACCTTTACAGCGCTTGCTGTGATGCAGCTAGTTGAGCAAGGGAAAGTTGATCTTGATCAAAGTGTTGCAACGTATTTGAAGGATTTTACTGTATCTAATCAAATAACAGTTCGACATCTTTTGCAACATGTCAGTGGAATGACTGAATTTGATTATATTTCTAAGCTTCCTGACGATGCCAAGTTTTCAGATTTAATTCAAGATATGAATCAAATGTCGTTAACGTATGTTCCCGGTGAACAATTTTCTTATTTTAACCCGAATTATAGTTTACTAGGTGCGATTATTGAGAATATGAGTGGACAAAGCTATGTTGATTATCTCGAACAACATATTATTCAACCTTTAGGGCTTCAGAACACATCATTAATAGGAGAAGTTGATACGACTGGTCATTTATCTTTCTTTGGTCTATCAATTAAGCGAACGGAACCACACATCGAGTATGATCTTCCTGCTGGCTTTATCACATCTACTGCTGAAGACGTCGTCCGTTTTTTTGAAGCTATTCGGATGATAGATCCGATTGTTGGAGTTTCTCCTGAAGGCATTGACGAAATGAAATCCTCTGATTTCTTTTATGGAATGGGTTTAATGATCGGCGAAATCGCTGGTCAGCCTGCGATTTTCCATGGTGGAGCACTACCCGGCTATACTTCTGATGCTGTTATGCTAACAGAAGACGAATACAGCATCGTATATTTAATCAATAAAAATCATTTATTAAACGGCTTTGTTTTTAATCCCGATTTAACGAGTGGAATCGTATCTCTTTTAACGGAGCAAGAACCACCTACTAGAGTCAATTATTTCTGGATATACCGTTTACTATTCATCTTATTTGCAGCAACTATCATATACAACATGATTAATATTTCAAAAATGATAGTAAAGCCAAAACCAAAAACGATACGCCAAAGAGTAACTGCCGCAATAACTAACTTAGTAATTCCAGTAGCGGTCATCATCGGTATTCCAATAATATCGGGGGTCGTAATGCAACGAGGAATGACCTGGGAGCTTGCATTTTTAGTTATGCCTGATATGATAGCCTGGCTATATATAGCATTATCAATCCATTTAATACAATCAGCGGTTCACTTTGTTTTTATTGTTAAGCACTATTTAAGGCTAAGGTAA
- the cooS gene encoding anaerobic carbon-monoxide dehydrogenase catalytic subunit, protein MDPQVQSLLGKARSENILTAYDRADMMNVCGFGSTGVCCRHCLEGPCRIAPNGKGPQTGVCGADVHQIVARSFLNHQTQGSTGHAEHGREVALTLLAVAEGTAPYQIKDVDKLYRIAKELEIKTEEMSINEVTKEVALKALEDFQKQKGVMNWIKLRAHQDSLNTWNKLGITPVNAHLEIAKSVARNAMGCDADPTNLILGGVTMGLVDGAGMHISTDLQDILFGTPKAVKAKYTMAVLDEKKVNIAVHGHIPMLSEKIVEWSRKLEGEAIKQGATGINIVGICCTGNELLMRQGISVASSFSSQELVIVSGALEAMVVDIQCIMPGIQQVAECYHTEIITTLPYVKITGASHVNFEPEEADEAAKEIVMKAVNRFPRRDPKKVAIPRDTVDAYAGFSTEQIVEALSGLNAEDPLKPIIDSLVSGKIRGIAALVGCTNPREKQDYANTEVTKELLKNNVLVVTTGCAAHSLAKNNLMNFEGLEYCGDGLKEVLKAVGNAAGLPSLPPTLHMGSCVDNSRPTDLLTALANRLGVSMNELPAVGSCPETHSPKALAIGTFFIAHGIDVHIGVSPQLSGSDFVTNVLYGDRTDEQEVNTDKIFGGKLIFEQDPQKAAKLLLARIDLKRDALLNKLAVM, encoded by the coding sequence ATTGATCCTCAAGTCCAATCTTTACTAGGTAAAGCAAGAAGTGAAAATATCTTAACTGCTTATGATCGTGCTGATATGATGAATGTTTGTGGCTTTGGTTCAACTGGTGTTTGCTGTCGACACTGTCTTGAAGGGCCATGTCGGATTGCTCCAAATGGAAAAGGACCACAAACTGGGGTGTGTGGCGCGGATGTTCACCAAATTGTTGCTAGAAGCTTTTTAAACCATCAAACTCAAGGTTCAACGGGTCATGCAGAACATGGCAGAGAAGTTGCTTTAACTCTTTTAGCGGTAGCGGAAGGAACGGCCCCATACCAAATTAAAGATGTTGATAAACTCTATCGTATTGCCAAAGAATTAGAAATTAAAACAGAGGAAATGTCTATTAATGAAGTAACAAAAGAAGTAGCCCTGAAAGCATTAGAAGATTTTCAAAAGCAAAAAGGGGTTATGAATTGGATTAAACTCCGAGCCCATCAAGACTCTTTAAACACGTGGAATAAACTTGGAATCACACCGGTTAATGCCCATTTAGAAATAGCGAAATCGGTTGCTAGAAATGCGATGGGTTGCGATGCGGATCCAACGAATTTAATTCTTGGTGGCGTTACAATGGGGCTAGTTGATGGAGCTGGTATGCATATTTCAACGGATCTCCAAGATATTTTATTTGGAACTCCTAAAGCAGTAAAGGCAAAATATACGATGGCTGTTTTAGATGAAAAAAAAGTAAACATTGCTGTTCACGGTCATATTCCAATGCTTTCTGAAAAGATAGTTGAATGGTCAAGAAAACTTGAAGGTGAAGCTATTAAACAAGGTGCTACTGGCATCAACATTGTTGGAATTTGCTGTACTGGTAATGAATTACTAATGAGACAAGGGATTTCAGTAGCTTCTAGTTTTTCAAGTCAAGAGCTAGTCATTGTTTCTGGAGCACTTGAAGCAATGGTTGTTGATATTCAATGTATTATGCCTGGAATTCAACAAGTAGCAGAGTGCTATCACACAGAAATTATTACAACATTACCATATGTAAAAATCACTGGAGCATCTCACGTTAACTTTGAACCGGAAGAAGCTGACGAGGCTGCTAAGGAAATTGTCATGAAGGCGGTTAATCGGTTTCCTAGGCGTGATCCCAAAAAGGTAGCGATACCTAGAGATACTGTCGACGCTTACGCTGGTTTTTCAACTGAGCAAATTGTTGAAGCACTATCAGGACTTAACGCTGAAGACCCACTTAAACCAATTATCGATTCGCTGGTTTCTGGTAAAATACGTGGCATTGCTGCTCTTGTTGGCTGTACGAATCCAAGGGAAAAACAGGATTATGCTAACACAGAAGTAACGAAGGAATTATTAAAAAATAACGTTTTAGTTGTAACAACAGGGTGTGCAGCGCATTCTTTGGCAAAAAATAATTTAATGAATTTTGAGGGATTAGAGTATTGTGGTGATGGTTTAAAAGAAGTCTTAAAAGCGGTTGGCAATGCAGCTGGTTTACCAAGTCTGCCACCAACACTGCACATGGGAAGTTGTGTCGATAATTCTAGACCGACCGACCTTTTAACAGCGCTCGCAAATCGGTTAGGTGTTTCTATGAATGAACTTCCAGCTGTTGGCTCGTGTCCTGAAACACATAGTCCAAAAGCATTAGCAATTGGGACGTTCTTTATTGCCCATGGTATTGATGTTCATATTGGTGTTAGCCCGCAACTCTCTGGTTCAGACTTTGTTACAAATGTCCTTTACGGGGATCGTACTGACGAACAAGAAGTCAATACAGATAAAATATTTGGTGGCAAACTTATTTTTGAGCAAGATCCTCAAAAAGCAGCAAAGCTTTTACTAGCAAGAATTGATCTGAAGAGAGATGCGTTGTTAAATAAATTAGCAGTCATGTAA
- a CDS encoding Crp/Fnr family transcriptional regulator translates to MNEFKQSKMFHKLPEEMLKKYVLNSEMKTFDKKEIAFRSYSNNSHMYLVLNGRIRVTLDYPNGKEFTIALLEKGDVYSGHARGLGIALEKTKIAFLPLSIFREMIIEYPSFAINLLAAAGSTLNRTFNVIENLVFRDVNERTYAFILSMLDSKGKVTKEGTEVSLGLTQEEIATVVGSTRQTVNSVLINLQKEGVISFSKKKLIVHDKVKLNSLINENE, encoded by the coding sequence TTGAATGAATTTAAGCAATCAAAAATGTTTCATAAACTACCTGAAGAGATGTTAAAAAAATACGTTTTGAATTCTGAAATGAAGACTTTTGATAAAAAAGAAATTGCTTTTAGATCATATAGTAACAACTCACATATGTATTTAGTTTTAAATGGCCGGATTAGAGTTACGTTGGATTACCCAAATGGCAAAGAGTTTACGATTGCACTCCTGGAAAAAGGCGATGTATATAGTGGACATGCTAGGGGCTTAGGAATAGCCTTAGAAAAGACCAAAATTGCGTTTTTACCACTTAGCATCTTCCGAGAAATGATTATTGAGTACCCTAGCTTCGCGATAAACCTTTTAGCTGCAGCAGGTAGCACACTAAATAGAACGTTTAATGTGATCGAGAATTTAGTTTTTCGTGATGTAAATGAACGAACTTATGCATTTATTTTATCAATGCTAGACTCAAAAGGAAAAGTCACGAAAGAAGGAACAGAAGTATCTCTAGGCTTAACTCAAGAAGAAATCGCGACAGTTGTTGGCTCAACTAGGCAAACGGTTAATTCTGTCTTAATTAACCTCCAAAAAGAGGGGGTTATCAGTTTTAGTAAGAAGAAGCTTATTGTTCATGATAAGGTAAAGCTTAATTCGCTTATAAATGAAAATGAATAA
- a CDS encoding carbon monoxide dehydrogenase accessory protein CooC: MRGMKIAITGKGGVGKTTLSACLAHLLKQNGKEVLAVDADPDANFGMALGFSDEELASVRTIANDRKLIKERTGAEPGVSGQWFSLNPKVADVPKRYVSVHNDIKLLQLGTVESGGAGCACPESTFLKALLNHIILDENDAVIVDMEAGIEHLGRGTAGSVDAFIIVVEPGKRSIATAKTIVKLAEDIGVKNIYAVVNKCVENNSAEIEKALGDIQVIGAIPYLKEAPEADLSGVPLFEYAPSCLTFVEPIYNFLLKQYAVKHVL, translated from the coding sequence ATGAGAGGGATGAAGATTGCAATTACTGGAAAAGGTGGAGTTGGCAAAACAACGCTATCAGCCTGTTTGGCACACCTTCTAAAGCAAAATGGTAAAGAGGTATTGGCTGTTGATGCCGACCCAGATGCTAATTTTGGCATGGCATTAGGCTTTTCTGATGAGGAATTAGCATCTGTGCGCACGATTGCTAATGATCGAAAACTTATTAAAGAGCGAACAGGAGCTGAGCCTGGGGTTAGTGGCCAATGGTTTTCGCTAAATCCAAAGGTAGCAGATGTTCCGAAGCGTTATGTTTCGGTTCATAATGACATAAAACTATTGCAGCTAGGTACTGTTGAAAGTGGTGGAGCAGGTTGTGCTTGTCCGGAAAGTACATTTTTAAAAGCTTTGTTAAATCACATTATCTTAGATGAAAACGACGCTGTTATCGTAGATATGGAAGCTGGAATTGAACATTTAGGTAGAGGCACAGCAGGCAGTGTCGATGCGTTTATTATTGTCGTTGAGCCTGGAAAAAGAAGCATTGCAACCGCTAAGACAATTGTTAAGCTAGCAGAAGATATTGGTGTGAAAAATATATATGCAGTTGTAAATAAATGTGTTGAAAATAATTCAGCTGAGATTGAAAAAGCTTTAGGAGATATTCAGGTAATTGGTGCGATACCTTATTTGAAAGAGGCACCAGAAGCTGACTTAAGTGGTGTGCCGTTGTTTGAGTATGCCCCTAGTTGTCTGACCTTTGTCGAACCGATTTACAACTTTTTGTTAAAACAATATGCGGTTAAACATGTACTGTAG
- a CDS encoding sulfite exporter TauE/SafE family protein, producing MFDVELISILTLGLILGIKHALEPDHIIGVSTIAAQSKKLWRAALSGVFWGIGHTITLFIIGMMLIFLKVTIPDNWALSLEFLVGVMLVYFGLSAIYSKKRAIHSEQHNDEWVNKVQGKLPYRKSLFMGFIHGLAGSAAMILLTISTVNNAWEGALYILFFGAGTVISMLFFSTIIGIPFVMSKSKMIINKRLVQFTGVLSIAFGIYYMYNLGVTEGLFALLLSL from the coding sequence ATGTTTGATGTGGAATTAATATCTATTCTGACACTCGGTTTGATACTGGGAATTAAGCATGCGTTAGAACCGGATCATATAATCGGAGTTTCTACTATTGCAGCTCAAAGTAAAAAATTATGGAGGGCCGCATTATCTGGGGTTTTCTGGGGGATAGGACATACAATTACCTTATTTATAATAGGAATGATGCTAATTTTTCTAAAAGTTACTATTCCCGATAACTGGGCGCTCAGTCTAGAGTTCTTAGTAGGCGTTATGCTTGTTTATTTTGGTCTTTCAGCTATATATTCCAAAAAACGAGCTATACATTCCGAACAACATAACGATGAATGGGTAAACAAAGTGCAGGGGAAACTTCCTTATCGTAAATCATTATTCATGGGGTTTATCCATGGCTTAGCGGGCAGTGCAGCGATGATCTTATTGACGATAAGTACAGTAAATAATGCTTGGGAAGGTGCTCTTTACATTCTTTTTTTTGGTGCAGGAACGGTTATAAGCATGCTCTTCTTTAGTACAATAATCGGAATTCCATTTGTGATGAGTAAGAGTAAAATGATTATAAATAAACGACTTGTACAATTTACGGGTGTGTTAAGTATTGCATTTGGAATTTACTATATGTATAACCTCGGTGTAACAGAAGGTTTATTTGCGCTGCTTCTGTCACTTTAG
- a CDS encoding sigma-70 family RNA polymerase sigma factor — protein sequence MEVLQLVKKAKRGNKEALLQLIIDEKDDYYKLAFTYMGNKHDAMDAMEEMILSLYEKIHQLKKEEAFQSWSKTILVNSCKTMLRKRKKLVLIDDWNNQIEKEHNQHNDALASDPYINSERQMDIQQLLLHVNQYQKEAIQLKYFHDMDYQTIADITNVSIGTVKSRIFQGLKKLKDQYGGDSDEKH from the coding sequence ATGGAAGTTTTACAATTGGTAAAAAAAGCAAAAAGGGGAAATAAAGAAGCATTACTTCAATTAATTATCGATGAAAAAGATGATTACTATAAACTTGCATTCACTTATATGGGGAACAAGCATGATGCAATGGACGCAATGGAAGAAATGATTTTAAGTTTGTATGAAAAGATCCACCAGCTTAAAAAAGAGGAAGCCTTTCAGAGTTGGAGTAAAACAATTTTAGTGAATAGTTGTAAAACCATGCTACGAAAGCGTAAAAAGCTTGTTTTAATAGATGATTGGAATAATCAAATTGAGAAAGAACATAATCAACATAATGATGCTTTGGCAAGTGATCCATATATAAATAGTGAACGACAAATGGACATCCAGCAATTGCTATTACATGTAAATCAATATCAAAAAGAGGCTATACAATTAAAATATTTCCATGATATGGATTACCAAACAATAGCTGATATCACAAATGTTTCAATTGGTACTGTTAAATCAAGGATCTTTCAAGGATTAAAAAAGCTAAAAGATCAATATGGAGGTGATAGCGATGAAAAACATTGA